One stretch of Dissulfurimicrobium hydrothermale DNA includes these proteins:
- a CDS encoding NADH-quinone oxidoreductase subunit M, with amino-acid sequence MDNLLTYVIFLPLMGVIPILFIPQKSDEGKDVIRGISFVTSILVFLVSLRIFAGFDAKQASFQFIEQYPWIPSYGINYFVGLDGLSFWLVLLTTFLTPLTILSTWKAIDNRVKEFQVAMLVLETAMLGTFVALDLFLFYVFWELMLIPMYLIIGVWGGERRIYAAIKFFIFTAVGSLLMLVCIIGLVYFHAEATGHVTFNLLSLYGTHLPWIYEVLFFAAFALAFAIKVPMFPLHTWLPDAHVEAPTAGSVILAGILLKMGTYGFLRFAMPLFPYGSSFFTPLIVVLSIIGIIYGALVAMVQPDIKKLVAYSSVSHLGYCMLGLYVLTPQGVEGSILQMINHGLSTGALFLLVGIIYERRHTRLISEYGGIARIMPIYSTIFLIVTLSSIGLPSTNGFIGEFLILLGTFKVNKLAAVLAASGVILGAVYMLWMVQRVFYGEVTNPKNLRLPDLNIREFSYLVPLLVFIFWIGLYPNFFLDKIHNSVGGFIDQVRIEQKVDPAYSYNLNLPAKKIEAGLETQE; translated from the coding sequence CTTATGTAATTTTTCTGCCTCTAATGGGAGTAATACCGATCCTTTTTATTCCCCAAAAAAGTGACGAAGGAAAAGATGTTATAAGGGGGATATCTTTTGTTACCTCAATATTGGTTTTCCTGGTATCGCTTAGGATCTTCGCAGGATTTGACGCCAAACAGGCCAGTTTCCAATTTATTGAGCAATATCCATGGATTCCAAGCTACGGGATAAACTATTTTGTCGGCCTGGATGGTCTGTCTTTCTGGCTTGTTTTGCTCACCACATTTCTTACACCGCTTACGATCCTTTCGACATGGAAGGCGATAGACAACAGGGTTAAGGAATTTCAGGTAGCGATGCTTGTCCTTGAGACAGCCATGCTTGGCACCTTCGTTGCGCTTGATCTTTTCCTTTTTTATGTCTTTTGGGAGCTCATGCTTATCCCAATGTATTTAATAATCGGCGTATGGGGTGGCGAACGTAGGATTTATGCGGCCATAAAGTTCTTTATATTTACCGCGGTTGGTTCTCTTCTCATGCTTGTCTGCATAATCGGGCTCGTGTATTTCCATGCAGAGGCTACAGGACACGTCACCTTTAACCTCTTGTCATTATATGGCACCCATCTTCCTTGGATATATGAAGTCCTTTTCTTCGCCGCTTTTGCACTGGCTTTTGCGATTAAGGTGCCTATGTTTCCGCTCCATACATGGTTACCTGATGCCCACGTCGAGGCCCCAACAGCCGGTTCCGTTATACTTGCTGGTATTCTTCTCAAGATGGGGACATATGGTTTTTTAAGATTTGCAATGCCTCTCTTCCCATATGGATCAAGCTTCTTTACCCCTCTCATAGTCGTTTTGTCTATTATTGGGATCATCTACGGCGCCTTGGTGGCCATGGTGCAGCCAGATATCAAAAAGTTGGTTGCATATTCATCTGTGTCGCATCTCGGTTACTGTATGCTGGGCCTGTATGTCTTGACACCGCAAGGGGTTGAAGGTTCCATTCTTCAGATGATAAATCACGGGCTTTCTACAGGGGCACTCTTTCTCTTGGTAGGAATAATATATGAACGCCGCCATACCAGGCTCATTTCTGAATATGGCGGCATTGCCAGGATTATGCCGATCTACAGTACAATTTTTTTGATAGTGACCCTTTCTTCAATAGGACTTCCCTCAACTAACGGATTTATAGGCGAATTTTTGATTCTGCTAGGTACGTTTAAGGTCAATAAGCTTGCTGCTGTGCTTGCGGCATCGGGCGTGATTCTGGGTGCCGTTTACATGCTCTGGATGGTACAGAGGGTCTTTTATGGAGAGGTAACAAATCCAAAAAATTTAAGACTTCCCGATCTTAATATCAGGGAATTCAGCTATCTCGTACCGCTTCTAGTCTTTATTTTCTGGATAGGTCTCTATCCAAACTTCTTCTTGGATAAGATACACAATTCTGTGGGTGGTTTTATCGACCAGGTTAGGATAGAACAAAAAGTTGATCCTGCATATTCATATAATCTCAACCTACCAGCAAAGAAAATCGAGGCCGGCCTCGAGACCCAGGAGTAA
- a CDS encoding NADH-quinone oxidoreductase subunit N — translation MNGLEHVFSIMQLWRIAGGQIILLAVGVVLIFIDLYLVNNDGKKRISWLGWLSAIGISAALGHVVYREWHLTSIILMGVFSMEKFSVFVTAVVLTSGLLATLISIGYLQNNKLYKGEYFILLVFALYGAVAMVQAVDLLMMFIALEIMSIAVYVLAAFLKDDPLSQEGALKYFLLGSFGSAFFLFGMVLIYGITGFVNLTHVAVILSNNSNNLFDRPEVLVALAMIMAGLLFKMAMVPFHMWTPDVYEGSPASVTGFMATMVKAAAFGAFMKVLFVGFTPMLSDSGNPALCSTINLAALGLYWKPVLWWLSLLTMFFGNLLAVSQQNLKRMLAYSSIAHAGYMALGILAGNDEGRMGVLFYLLSYALMNIGAFGVLYIIDGNERGAQTLEDYRGLGYKYPGLSFLMSLFLVSMAGLPPTAGFIAKFYVFSAVIKNGYLLLAALGILTSAIGAYYYLRVLYILYMKEPAREVSAGAVALPSMLVLVVAAIGVLYLGVLPEGLADIAYAAQKSLSIIF, via the coding sequence ATGAACGGATTGGAACATGTCTTTAGTATAATGCAGTTATGGCGGATAGCCGGTGGCCAGATTATCCTCCTTGCTGTTGGTGTAGTGTTGATTTTTATAGATTTATATCTTGTCAACAATGATGGCAAAAAGCGTATCTCATGGCTGGGATGGCTGTCCGCTATCGGGATTTCGGCCGCCCTTGGCCATGTGGTCTATAGAGAATGGCATTTGACCAGCATCATCCTGATGGGCGTCTTTTCCATGGAGAAATTTTCAGTATTTGTAACAGCGGTTGTCTTGACGTCCGGGTTGTTGGCTACGTTGATAAGCATCGGTTATTTGCAAAACAACAAGCTTTATAAGGGCGAGTATTTTATCCTCCTTGTATTTGCCCTCTATGGGGCAGTTGCCATGGTGCAAGCCGTGGACCTTTTAATGATGTTTATAGCCCTTGAGATCATGTCAATTGCGGTATATGTACTTGCCGCCTTCTTAAAAGATGACCCCCTTTCTCAAGAAGGGGCGCTGAAATATTTCCTGCTTGGAAGTTTCGGGTCAGCCTTTTTCCTCTTTGGAATGGTATTGATCTATGGAATAACAGGGTTTGTAAACCTTACTCATGTTGCCGTCATCCTTTCTAATAATTCTAATAATCTCTTTGATAGGCCGGAAGTATTGGTTGCACTGGCCATGATTATGGCCGGTCTCCTCTTTAAGATGGCTATGGTGCCATTTCATATGTGGACACCTGATGTATATGAGGGCAGTCCTGCCTCTGTTACAGGTTTTATGGCGACGATGGTCAAGGCGGCCGCATTCGGTGCCTTTATGAAGGTGCTTTTTGTTGGGTTTACCCCCATGTTAAGTGACAGCGGTAATCCAGCCCTTTGCTCTACCATTAATCTTGCGGCCTTAGGGCTGTATTGGAAGCCTGTCCTGTGGTGGCTTTCGCTGTTGACTATGTTTTTTGGCAATTTGCTTGCAGTCTCCCAACAAAATTTAAAGCGCATGCTTGCTTATTCTTCCATAGCCCACGCCGGGTATATGGCGCTTGGCATACTTGCCGGTAATGACGAGGGCCGCATGGGTGTTCTTTTTTATCTTTTATCATATGCCTTGATGAATATAGGTGCCTTTGGTGTGTTGTATATCATTGACGGGAATGAAAGGGGTGCGCAGACGCTTGAAGATTATAGAGGGCTTGGCTACAAATATCCAGGTCTTAGTTTTCTTATGTCCCTTTTTTTGGTCTCTATGGCTGGATTGCCGCCTACGGCCGGATTTATCGCCAAGTTTTATGTCTTTTCCGCAGTGATAAAAAATGGTTATCTTTTATTGGCTGCCCTGGGCATACTGACTAGCGCGATCGGAGCATATTACTATCTAAGGGTATTATATATATTGTACATGAAAGAGCCAGCCAGAGAGGTGTCGGCTGGTGCGGTAGCCTTGCCGTCCATGCTTGTGCTGGTTGTTGCGGCCATTGGCGTTCTATATTTGGGTGTCCTGCCTGAAGGGCTTGCAGACATAGCATATGCGGCCCAAAAGAGTTTATCTATAATATTTTAG
- a CDS encoding 4Fe-4S dicluster domain-containing protein, whose product MKIEEIEKLKNEGVEHLPSKERRDFLRLGLVVTGVFAGGSILSLMSAKRGHADVEGIVLKQYSYKPHYSMVIRQDRCIDCQRCMDACVKTNHVPDYGYRTTILERELVIGPGSKQREFMPVLCNHCNRPPCVRVCPTRATYKDKKTGIVRMDIKKCIGCKTCMAACPYNARYFNEEIRAIDKCDFCWENRLSKGETLTACAAACPADVRIFGDISDPSSRVYKLVHEPERVVWVLRPETGTLPNVFYTKG is encoded by the coding sequence ATGAAGATTGAAGAGATAGAAAAATTGAAAAACGAGGGCGTTGAGCACCTTCCTTCAAAAGAAAGACGTGATTTTTTACGGCTAGGTTTGGTTGTGACAGGTGTCTTTGCAGGAGGCTCGATTCTTTCATTGATGTCTGCAAAACGCGGTCATGCAGATGTCGAAGGGATTGTATTAAAACAATACAGCTATAAACCTCATTACAGCATGGTGATACGTCAGGATCGTTGCATAGATTGTCAGCGTTGTATGGATGCCTGTGTAAAGACCAATCACGTGCCGGATTATGGTTATAGGACAACGATTTTAGAAAGGGAGTTGGTTATCGGCCCTGGTTCAAAACAGCGGGAATTCATGCCTGTATTGTGTAATCACTGCAATCGTCCTCCATGTGTTAGAGTTTGTCCCACCAGGGCCACATATAAAGACAAAAAGACCGGTATAGTCAGAATGGATATCAAAAAATGTATAGGTTGTAAGACATGCATGGCTGCCTGTCCATATAATGCGCGTTATTTCAATGAAGAGATACGGGCGATCGATAAGTGCGATTTTTGTTGGGAAAATAGGTTGTCAAAAGGTGAGACCCTGACCGCCTGCGCCGCAGCTTGTCCGGCTGATGTAAGAATCTTCGGGGACATCTCAGATCCTTCAAGCAGGGTTTATAAATTAGTGCATGAACCAGAGAGGGTGGTTTGGGTATTGAGACCTGAGACAGGGACCTTGCCTAATGTATTTTACACAAAAGGTTGA
- a CDS encoding cytochrome c3 family protein, producing the protein MKKMIVVVICSIFICLSVCLSYKIVLAGDDDEGGGPILFTKPVKAVLFDHKTHLGFGYSCEDCHDKLFEEAKGTAEEKGDFTMKSLYAGKYCGACHNGETAFASNTKCAVCHIGVKGMNRLTKTGKK; encoded by the coding sequence ATGAAAAAAATGATCGTAGTAGTTATATGTTCGATTTTTATTTGTTTATCGGTATGCCTTTCATATAAAATAGTTTTGGCTGGTGACGACGATGAAGGGGGAGGCCCAATACTTTTTACAAAACCTGTCAAGGCAGTACTTTTTGATCATAAAACGCATCTTGGTTTCGGCTATAGTTGCGAAGATTGTCACGATAAACTTTTTGAAGAGGCAAAAGGTACGGCAGAGGAAAAAGGAGATTTTACAATGAAATCGCTTTATGCCGGAAAATATTGCGGTGCGTGTCATAATGGCGAGACCGCATTTGCTTCAAATACAAAGTGCGCTGTTTGTCATATAGGCGTAAAGGGTATGAATCGTCTCACTAAGACCGGTAAAAAATAA
- the nrfD gene encoding NrfD/PsrC family molybdoenzyme membrane anchor subunit, with protein sequence MSDVKTATLDKSLVATSRAYNAAIAIFGLLAAIGVAFGIDAFIVGHNHVYGVTREVPWGLLISTYVFFVVTSTGLCLVSSIGHVFGTESFMPIAKRSVFLAIATIISGFMVIAFEIENPWRMAIYNVISPNLTSNIWWMGTLYGAYLFFMLIEFALLQIGRYKQASMVGLLGVISGVAAHSNLGAVFGLLAAREFWHGPLMPIYFIASAMMSGCAAVLFFTWIAYRANGWKMSVAMERSLSATGKLGLLLMAVIMFFTSWKILAGIAGKPPGEYEAMQAILTGNYSLNFWGGEILLGMVLPFILILAVKAKNLKVMFFAGALCLIGIFFMRYDLVVVGQIVPWTEGMGIVDMPRYFSYTPSFYEIMITIGGFSFCAMLFLMGEKLFNGHLSEEHHG encoded by the coding sequence ATGTCCGACGTAAAGACCGCTACATTAGACAAATCGCTGGTCGCAACATCAAGGGCCTATAATGCCGCAATAGCAATATTCGGCCTTTTAGCTGCCATAGGTGTTGCTTTTGGAATCGATGCCTTCATAGTTGGCCATAATCATGTCTATGGCGTAACCAGAGAGGTACCATGGGGTCTTTTGATCTCTACCTATGTTTTTTTTGTTGTCACATCGACCGGGTTGTGCCTTGTTTCGTCGATAGGGCATGTCTTTGGCACAGAGAGTTTTATGCCCATAGCCAAACGATCGGTTTTCCTGGCAATAGCAACTATTATAAGCGGTTTTATGGTTATTGCATTCGAGATAGAAAATCCCTGGCGAATGGCTATCTATAACGTGATTTCTCCCAATTTGACTTCAAATATTTGGTGGATGGGCACGCTCTATGGTGCATATCTTTTCTTCATGTTGATAGAGTTCGCCTTGCTGCAAATTGGACGCTACAAACAGGCATCCATGGTTGGGCTCTTAGGTGTTATTTCAGGTGTTGCCGCCCACAGCAACCTTGGCGCAGTCTTTGGGTTGCTTGCCGCGCGTGAATTCTGGCATGGTCCGCTTATGCCGATCTATTTTATTGCATCAGCCATGATGTCAGGCTGTGCCGCGGTCCTGTTTTTTACCTGGATAGCCTATAGGGCAAACGGATGGAAGATGAGCGTTGCAATGGAACGGTCTCTTTCTGCAACAGGAAAGCTCGGTTTGCTATTAATGGCCGTCATAATGTTTTTTACTTCATGGAAGATACTTGCAGGTATTGCTGGCAAGCCGCCTGGAGAGTATGAGGCTATGCAGGCCATATTAACAGGTAATTATTCCTTGAATTTTTGGGGCGGGGAGATATTACTCGGCATGGTTCTGCCTTTCATATTGATCTTAGCGGTAAAGGCAAAGAATCTCAAGGTCATGTTTTTTGCAGGGGCACTTTGTCTGATAGGTATCTTTTTTATGCGCTATGATTTGGTCGTTGTTGGACAGATCGTGCCCTGGACAGAAGGTATGGGGATAGTAGATATGCCGCGATATTTTTCTTATACTCCAAGTTTCTATGAGATCATGATAACCATAGGCGGCTTTAGTTTCTGTGCGATGCTCTTTCTCATGGGAGAAAAACTCTTTAATGGACATCTGTCTGAGGAACATCATGGATAG
- a CDS encoding MerR family transcriptional regulator: MDSLLGCAVRRIDEAAATPIYSIGVAAYLLDMHPKTLQMLETEGLVYPKYNGFLRLFSQADIYWLRCLTAIIYEIGVTLPSLKRLLQHTTCWKILNCKTETRMSCKVIMGDNPAICYTESPGHPHDILVDCAIISKISMN, encoded by the coding sequence ATGGATAGCCTCTTGGGATGTGCTGTGAGAAGGATTGACGAGGCGGCTGCTACGCCTATTTATTCAATAGGCGTAGCAGCCTATTTGTTGGATATGCATCCAAAGACATTACAGATGTTGGAGACCGAAGGTCTTGTTTATCCAAAATATAACGGATTTCTTAGATTATTTTCACAAGCCGATATCTATTGGCTTAGATGCCTTACGGCCATAATATATGAAATCGGTGTGACATTGCCTAGTTTAAAGAGATTGCTCCAACATACAACATGCTGGAAAATCTTAAATTGCAAAACTGAAACCAGGATGAGCTGTAAGGTCATAATGGGTGACAATCCTGCGATATGTTATACAGAAAGTCCCGGACACCCTCACGATATTTTGGTTGATTGTGCTATTATATCAAAGATTTCAATGAATTGA
- a CDS encoding universal stress protein, translated as MEISMILIPVDFSDCAKNSIIYAKNFVKIWKADVILIYVINSKYAEHIAEYIKEPIEKVKDHLINQAKQSFRNFLSQLSENNFIKDTIVSYGRPFQEIAIKARELQADMIIMGGYGSMGIGQIDEIFFGSTVEKVIRLLPCPIICVPMGWTVNKT; from the coding sequence ATGGAAATATCAATGATTTTAATACCAGTTGATTTTTCAGATTGTGCAAAAAATAGCATAATTTATGCAAAAAATTTTGTCAAAATCTGGAAAGCAGATGTCATACTTATTTATGTTATCAATTCTAAATATGCTGAACATATTGCAGAATATATAAAAGAGCCAATCGAAAAGGTTAAAGATCACTTAATCAATCAAGCAAAACAATCTTTCAGAAATTTTTTATCTCAATTATCAGAAAATAATTTTATCAAAGACACAATTGTATCATATGGAAGACCCTTCCAAGAAATAGCAATAAAGGCAAGAGAATTACAGGCCGATATGATAATTATGGGCGGATATGGAAGCATGGGCATAGGGCAAATAGACGAAATATTTTTTGGAAGTACTGTAGAAAAAGTAATAAGATTACTACCATGTCCTATCATTTGTGTACCTATGGGTTGGACAGTAAATAAAACATAA
- a CDS encoding M23 family metallopeptidase: MGKFLIYFSCAVLAAILLAGTIVSTMMLKGPPPEINAISAPRVIGREAVISFRFHDSGRGIREITASIIQGKKVVTLEPKRFPVISWWKGTSIKDKIVSWQVAPLAMGLHQGKAILRATARDASWRNDFNGNETTFQSEVVIDVTPPSITVLSTIHNMISGGAGLVSYKVNKDISRTGVWVDDIFFPAYPRPQGSAGEYSALIAIPFDVPRPKLYIEAVDTAGNVAKTGFPYQIHYMAPKVDRINISDNFLEQKMPEFTARYPDLTGTPLNIFLQVNSKLRTENDQEIKNICLKSSPKIMWQGAFIRPPGAKRAGFADERHYFYNGKEISQAHHMGVDIAALAQFPVRAGNSGKVIFTGYLGIYGNAIIIDHGFGLASLYGHLESINTAVGARVERGTIIGTTDSTGLSGGDHLHYAMMVHGVFINPTEWWDDKWIKDHIINNLLAK, translated from the coding sequence ATGGGTAAATTTCTCATATATTTTTCCTGTGCAGTATTAGCCGCCATCCTTCTGGCAGGAACAATTGTCTCGACAATGATGTTGAAAGGCCCCCCACCTGAGATCAACGCCATCTCGGCCCCTCGAGTTATCGGCAGGGAGGCAGTTATCAGCTTCAGATTTCATGACTCCGGCAGAGGGATTAGGGAGATAACAGCCTCCATCATTCAAGGCAAAAAAGTGGTAACACTCGAACCAAAAAGATTCCCGGTTATAAGCTGGTGGAAAGGAACTAGCATCAAGGACAAGATCGTATCATGGCAAGTGGCGCCGCTTGCCATGGGTCTTCATCAGGGAAAGGCCATTTTGAGGGCAACCGCAAGGGACGCCTCGTGGAGAAATGACTTTAATGGAAATGAAACGACTTTCCAGTCTGAAGTCGTCATAGACGTCACACCGCCGTCGATAACCGTACTTAGCACAATACACAATATGATATCGGGCGGCGCTGGTCTAGTTTCTTACAAGGTCAACAAGGATATATCACGAACAGGCGTTTGGGTAGATGATATATTTTTCCCGGCATACCCGAGACCGCAAGGCAGTGCAGGTGAATATTCAGCCCTCATAGCCATCCCATTCGATGTCCCACGGCCCAAATTATATATAGAAGCAGTAGACACAGCGGGAAATGTGGCCAAGACCGGATTCCCATATCAAATCCACTACATGGCGCCCAAGGTGGATCGGATCAATATCAGCGACAACTTCCTTGAACAAAAAATGCCCGAGTTCACTGCGAGGTACCCAGACTTGACCGGAACACCTCTCAATATATTCTTGCAAGTGAACAGCAAATTACGAACCGAAAACGACCAGGAGATAAAAAACATATGCCTGAAAAGCTCTCCAAAGATCATGTGGCAGGGCGCATTTATAAGGCCGCCAGGGGCCAAGAGGGCTGGCTTCGCGGACGAGCGACATTATTTTTACAACGGCAAAGAGATATCACAAGCCCATCATATGGGCGTTGACATAGCGGCCCTCGCACAATTCCCTGTCCGGGCAGGCAATTCAGGCAAGGTAATTTTTACCGGATATCTCGGTATATATGGAAACGCAATCATTATAGACCACGGCTTTGGGCTTGCCAGTCTATACGGACACCTTGAATCAATCAATACAGCCGTTGGAGCCAGGGTGGAACGTGGGACAATAATTGGCACTACCGATTCAACGGGTCTCAGCGGCGGCGACCATCTGCACTATGCAATGATGGTGCACGGAGTCTTTATAAATCCAACAGAATGGTGGGACGACAAGTGGATAAAAGATCATATCATCAACAATCTTCTGGCTAAATAG
- the pth gene encoding aminoacyl-tRNA hydrolase: MLAGLGNPGSQYAMTRHNVGFMALDALASNYGIAFKRFKQTTCEIGSGIIEQRPIVLLKPLTYMNKSGDAVAKMLVYYNIEPPAMMVIHDDIDMPLGTFKFSRGGGAGGHNGIRSIIESIGTNQFPRLKIGIGRPKDLAPIDHYVLSPFGGDEIKILQDVLTMALEGIICFIKEGLEKAMNGYNGRGIKL; encoded by the coding sequence ATGTTAGCCGGCCTGGGGAATCCTGGGTCTCAATATGCCATGACCCGCCATAATGTAGGCTTTATGGCGCTAGATGCCTTGGCGTCGAATTATGGTATAGCCTTTAAACGATTCAAACAGACCACGTGCGAAATAGGATCGGGCATCATCGAACAGCGCCCTATAGTCCTTTTAAAGCCGCTTACCTATATGAACAAAAGCGGAGATGCCGTGGCAAAGATGCTGGTCTATTATAACATTGAACCGCCAGCCATGATGGTCATACACGACGACATCGACATGCCGCTTGGTACCTTCAAGTTTTCAAGGGGGGGTGGCGCAGGTGGACACAACGGTATAAGATCGATCATCGAATCAATCGGGACAAATCAATTTCCGAGGCTGAAAATCGGCATAGGACGCCCCAAAGACCTCGCTCCAATAGATCACTATGTATTATCACCTTTTGGAGGAGACGAGATAAAGATATTGCAGGATGTACTGACGATGGCGCTTGAGGGTATTATATGTTTTATAAAAGAGGGATTAGAAAAGGCCATGAACGGCTATAATGGTAGAGGAATTAAATTGTGA